A region of the Veillonellaceae bacterium genome:
TTACACCTTTAGGATCTACTACTGTTGTTCCGGGAAGATAGCCATTTTCAAAATAGAGAGTTTTTTTACCAAGTTTTTTTGCTATTATAGTTGCCGCAGCCAGCGGTATGAGGCTGCCATTCCATACGCAGACGAGATCGATATGCTTACTGGTAATGTAGTTGTAAAAGTAATGTATTGCGGCGATGGCTTGACGATACAACGCATTTTCACGTTGAAACAGCCGTTGTATTGATGTCATCCCTCGGTACTTATTTTTTAGTTTCATATAATTTAAGATATTATTAATATCTTCAGGCAGTATATTTAATTTTTTCGGTATAGGGGTTATTGGCAAAAATGTGCTGATTGCATGAGAAAGGGCATAGTGTACATGGTTTACTTCATATCGAGAACTTAAAGCAGCCTGCAGAGCGTGGAAATACCGTTTTTGATGCCCGTTTATGGATATAAAAAGAATTGTTTTTTTAAAGGCCACAGTAAATATACCCCATTCCGTTAAAGTGTTAATTAGGGATCTTAGGGCTTACTAATTATTTACAGGATATACAGATTCTTCCAATTACATCAATATTCCTCCTTCGCGCTTCAGTTTCTTTGCATTTATCGCAGGTCCTTGCTTATTATAGGTACCTTAAGGCTATTATCGAGGTGAGGGCCCTATCTAATATCAAAGGATTATTGTATTATTGCGATGTACAAAAAATAAAAAATTTAATTAAATTTAATAAATCGTAAAATGGATATTGAAATATTTACAGAGTATGTTATAATGGGCTTCAATAATATCTAATGACATTGAAGAGGAAAAGTAGGCATTTTGACCTTGCTACAGAGAACCGGCGGTGTTGAGAAGCCGGTACAAGAAAGATGCTGAAGTTCTCCTTGGAGTTGCGAAGCTGAATTTTCGGTAAAGGCTGAAATAGTAGGTGACGCCGTAAACCATCACGTTATAGATGGAGGGTATCGGCTAAGTGCCTGTACCTGAAAAGTTGATTCGTTATCTAACGAATAACAAAGGTGGTACCGCGAGATAACTCTCGTCCTTTCAAGGACTGGAGTTTTTTTGTTTTTAAAAAGACAATTTGCCATTTTAAAGAAGAGGGGGTCATCGTTATGTATTGGAACAACTATATCGAAAAGCTCAGCCGAGCAGAAATGACAGCAATCCAGTCTAGTGCGCTGTGCGATTTAGTCCAAAGAGTATATTCGCAGGTGCCTTCATATCGTGAAAAATTTCAGGCTGCCGGGCTGTTGCCGGAAGATATTCAGGGTATAGGTGATATTCACAAATTGCCGTTCACAACAAAGCAGGATTTGCGGGATAACTATCCATATGGCTTGTTTGCCTTGCCAATGAGCGAGATTGTCCGAATCCATGCTTCTAGTGGTACAACCGGTAAGCCGACTGTTGTTGGTTATACAAAGCGCGACCTAAATATGTGGGCTGAAGTTATGGCCAGAGCGTTAACAGCAGTAGGTGTTACCAATAAATCGTTTATTCAAAATGCTTATGGTTATGGGCTGTTTACCGGTGCGTTGGGTGTCCATTATGGCGCCGAGTTAATTGGGGGATCGCTTATTCCTACCTCTGTCGGCAACACGGCACGGCAGATTACCTTGATGAAAGATTTCGGCACCAGTGTTCTGGCTTGTACGCCTTCATATGCCCTTCATATCGCTGAAGTGATGCGGGAGGTAGGCGTTGATTGCCGGGAACTTCCACTGCAGGTTGGAATTTTTGGGGCTGAACCGTGGTCGGAGCAAATGCGGCAGGAGATTCAGCGTCAGCTTAATATAAAGGCTTATGATATATACGGATTAAGCGAAATCATTGGCCCGGGTGTTGCCTGCGAATGTACTGCCCAAGATGGTTTGCATATAAATGAAGACCATTTCTATCCGGAAATTATTAACCCAGTAACCGGCGAGGTACTGCCTGACGGAGAAAGTGGTGAGTTGGTTATAACCACCCTGACTAAGGAAGGTTTGCCCCTTATTCGTTATCGCACTCGAGATTTAACAGTGCTTAATCGAGAGGTTTGCTCCTGTGGCAGAACACTGGTCAGAATGAGCAAAGTTATGGGACGTAGCGATGATATGCTGATAATCGGGGGTGTTAATGTATTTCCATCCCAGGTCGAAAGTGTTTTGCTCGATATGGGAATGGCGCCGCATTATCAACTGATTGTCGAGCGTATTGATAATCTCGACAAATTGACTATTCTGGTGGAAATTACGGAAGAAGTGTTTACTGATGAAATCCGGGGTCTTGAAATCCTTGAACACAAGCTGCAAAAAAAGATGAGTGAGCTTTTAGGTATCTCCAGTAAAGTAAAGCTGGTTTCGAAAAAAACCATTGAACGCAGTGAAGGAAAGGCTAAACGGGTTATCGATAAGCGGAAAATATAAAAAGGGGGTAATAAGAATGAACATTATTGAGCAAATCTCAACGTTTGTTGAAAATCGCCCTGGTGCTTTTCGGGAAGTATTACAAGTCGCCCAAACTAATAACATTAATATTAAAGCGTTATCGATGGCGGATACTTCCGATTTCGGCATTCTGCGGTTTATAGTGCCTAACCCCGCCGAGCTAGGAGAAATATTGCGCGAGGCCGGCTTCATTGTAAAAAGAACACCGGTGCTCGCAATAACTATTGGTGACAAACCAGGCAACCTTTTAATTTATGTTAACAAGCTAAGTGAAGCCGATATAAATATTGAGTATGTTTATGCCTTTACCACTACAAGTAACCATGTAGCAAAGGTAGTAATGAAAGTCGATGATGTTGAGCGGGCAGTAGCCATTCTGAGTAATGATACAGAAATTAAAGATTGCCTCCGGACAAAAGACAATGTTGATTTCTATTGGTAAAAGTCCGGATTATACAGTTAATAATGGTCAGTGATTATTGAGCATTAGGAGGAAAAATGAAGCGCGGAGATTTTTTATGGTTGGCTATATTATGCGCTGTTTCGTCAATTATGATAGTGCCGTCAAGCCACCAAATATTTGTAAGTGCTACTAAAGAGCATCCGTATATTATGGGCTTTGGAAAATTTGCTGTTTTAGCAACTATGGGCGAGCTGCTAGCTATTCGCATTGCTATGGGGGAATGGAAGCGACCTGCGGGGGTAGTCTACCGCAGCATAATATGGGGTCTAATCGGTATATTGATTGTTTTGATGTTTGAAGTGTTTTCCAGTGGAGTTGCCGGAGCATTGTCAAAAGGACTGTTATGGTCCGGGGATACATTCTCAGCTAAAATATGGACCGCTTTTTGGATAGGCGCTATCATGAATCTGGCTTTTGGTCCTGCATTCATGACTCTTCATCGGATAACTGACACTTATATCGATATTATTTGCGGTGAGAATGTGCCGCTCAGAAGTGTCAAACTGTCTGACGTAATTAGCAGAATTGATTGGCATGGCCTGGTTTCCTTCGTCATTTTAAAGACTATTCCGTATTTCTGGATACCGGCCCATACGCTCACTTTTTTATTGCCGCCCGAATACCGGGTTTTGATGGCAGCGTACTTGTCCGTAGTGCTAGGGGCTATTCTTGCCTACGGGAAAAGCAAAAAGTCCAAGGTTCAGCAAGCCGCTATCAAGTAAAATTATCTTTTGGGAGGTTTATAATGAAAAAACTATTGACCGGTAATGAAGCAGTTGCCCAGGGAGCATACGAGGCTGGCGTGACGTACGCCGCAGCTTACCCTGGGACGCCAAGTACCGAAATACTAGAGAATATTGCCGGATTCAAAAAAGATATAATCGCCGAGTGGGCCCCCAACGAAAAGGTGGCTTTGGAAAATGCTATAGGTGCCTCCATCGTGGGTGCCAGATCGCTAGCGGCCATGAAAATGGTTGGCGTAAACGTAGCAGCCGACCCGCTGTTCAGTTTTGCCTATTCAGGAACAAATGGCGGCATGGTGCTGATAACCGCTGATGATCCAAGTCTTCACTCTTCACAGAATGAACAGGATAACAGACACTACGCCAAATTTGCCAAAATAGCCATGCTTGAGCCAAGTGACAGCCAGGAATCGAAAGACATGATTAAGGCAGCTATGGAAATAAGCGAAAGATTCAATACGCCGATACTTTTTAGAATGACCACCAGAGTCTGTCACAGTAAAGGCTTGGTCGAAATTGGTGAACGAAAAGCAGACAATAAGAAACCTTATATAAAAAACCTTTCCCAATAT
Encoded here:
- a CDS encoding amino acid-binding protein; amino-acid sequence: MNIIEQISTFVENRPGAFREVLQVAQTNNINIKALSMADTSDFGILRFIVPNPAELGEILREAGFIVKRTPVLAITIGDKPGNLLIYVNKLSEADINIEYVYAFTTTSNHVAKVVMKVDDVERAVAILSNDTEIKDCLRTKDNVDFYW
- a CDS encoding phenylacetate--CoA ligase — its product is MYWNNYIEKLSRAEMTAIQSSALCDLVQRVYSQVPSYREKFQAAGLLPEDIQGIGDIHKLPFTTKQDLRDNYPYGLFALPMSEIVRIHASSGTTGKPTVVGYTKRDLNMWAEVMARALTAVGVTNKSFIQNAYGYGLFTGALGVHYGAELIGGSLIPTSVGNTARQITLMKDFGTSVLACTPSYALHIAEVMREVGVDCRELPLQVGIFGAEPWSEQMRQEIQRQLNIKAYDIYGLSEIIGPGVACECTAQDGLHINEDHFYPEIINPVTGEVLPDGESGELVITTLTKEGLPLIRYRTRDLTVLNREVCSCGRTLVRMSKVMGRSDDMLIIGGVNVFPSQVESVLLDMGMAPHYQLIVERIDNLDKLTILVEITEEVFTDEIRGLEILEHKLQKKMSELLGISSKVKLVSKKTIERSEGKAKRVIDKRKI